The segment CGGCCCCGGTCGTCACGGCGGGCAATGTCGTCGGCGGCCCACCGGCCCCGCCCCGCCCGGCCTATCGGATCGGCGGCGACCTGCCGCATGACGTCAGCCGTGAGGGCCACGCACTCGGCCGTCCCCCCCGCCGCGGCCGGGTCCAGGAGGAACGAGTTGCGCGTGGTGACGACCGGGGGATTGGCCGGATCGATCAGGGCCAAGATCGGGACCCCCGCCTGCATGGCCGCCAGGGGGGCCGGAGCGAGGCCCCGGGCCCCGGTGAGGGCCACGTGGCAGTCACCTGCCGCCGCCAGATGCGACCCCGTGAGCCCGGCCGGGTCCAGGTCGAGCACCGAGACAGCCGGGTGGTCTCCGGCGATGTCCATCAACGGCTGCACCCGCCACGGGAGATGCCGCCCTCCCGTCACCCCGACGAGCAGGTGGGCCCGATCCTCGGGGCCGAAGGTCCGGGTGAAGGCGGCGATGGCGATTGCCGCATCGTCGAAGGTGTCGTAGAAGCTCGGTCCCGCCGAAAGATCGAGGGCGGCCGTGAAGGTGAGCTTCTCGGCCGTGCCGGTGACCGACCGGATCTCATCCCCTGACGCGAACGGTCCGTCGGGGGACGGAGGCAGGAACAGAGAGATCCCGACCGATGCCGAGTCGGCGTAGGCATGCAACGCCGGGTTGGCGATCCAGAGCTCATGGGCCATGCCCAGGGCGCGGGGCTCGGGCACGAGCGCGCCCGGCCAGCCCCAGAACGCGATGACGTAGCGGTCTTCCACGAAGCCCGGGCCCCGCTCGGCCAGGAACGAGGCTACGGCGTCGGGTTCCGAGCAGACCACGAGGATGCCGCACGAGTGACCGGTCCCGTTGAGCGAGTACGGAGGGGGGAGATCGGGGGGACAGGCGCGGTGATAGGCGGTCACGTCGTGGTCGACACCGGCCGCGGCCAGCAAGTCGGCGGCCAGGGCCATGGTGCGGCCCGGCCGCCCGTGGGGGCCGACGGGCCCGACGACGTGCACGGCATCGCGGCGGAGGCGCCCGCCGGCGCGCCCTTCCGCGCCACCGGCGGAGCCGGGGACGCTCGCGTAGACGCCGTTGTGCCCCACCATGTCGGGCGCCGCCCGCTCACCCCACCTCTCGTTCAGGAGGCGGACGTTCTCGGTGACGCGCGAGAAGCGCTCCGGGCCGGACACCGACTCGTGGTGGGTCAGGGTGCTGCGCGGCTCGTACACCACCCGACGGCCGGCCGCCCGAACCTTGAGGCACAGGTCGACGTCCTCGTTGCCGTTCCAGTAGGCCTCGTCGAAGCCACCGATCTCCGCGAACAGCTCGCTCCGGATCGCCAGGGCGGCGGCGGTGACCGCCTGCAGATCGGCGCGCGTCTCGACCAGGGCGTCGTCGGGAACCGAGCCGGCGAGGCGGTGGTACCCGTGCAGCTCGTCGCGTCCGACGTCGCGCACCAGCAACACCCCTGCGTGCTGGACCAGCCCGTTCGGGAACAGCAGCTTGCTCCCAACCACGCCTACGTCGGGCTCGGTCTCCAGTACCTCGATGAGCGGCTCCAACCAACCGGGATGGGGCTCGGTGTCGTTGTTGAGGAAGACCAGGTAGCGGCCCCGCGCCACCTCGGCGCCCTGGTTGCACGCCCGGGCAAAGCCCAGGTTCTGGTCGTTGCGGACGACCCGCACGTCCCCCGACAGGCCGGCCAGCAGCTCCGGGGTGGCGTCGGTCGAGCCGTTGTCGACCAGCACCACCTCGTAGGTGCCCGCCGGGGTGGCGCCCGCCAGCCTGACCAGGCAGGCGTGGGTGTACGCCACGTTGTTCCAGACCGGGACGACGATGCTGGCGGCAGGGCGCGACTGATCATCGGGCAGTTCCACGATTTGGTTTCGGCGGGCGGGGCCTCCGGCCTTTAGCGCGGCAGAATCCGGTCCCATGGAGCTGCTGGCCGGCCTGGTCGGGAATGCGGGGGAGCCGGTCTCGGACCACCCCACCGCGGTCCGCGTGGGGGATACGGCGGTCTCCCACGCCGAGCTGGTGGAGCGGGCGGCCTCCAGCGCGGCCCGCCTGGCCCCCGGCCGGCCGGTCGCGGTCCACGCCGCCCCGACCATGGACACCGTCGTCGCCGTGGTGGCCGGCCTGCTGGCCGGGGCACCGGTGGTCCCCATCTCGGCCGACGTCGGCCCGGCCGAGCGTGACCACATCCTCCGCGACTGCGGCGCGCGCGCCGCCGTCGGACCCGGGGCCTGGGAGGGGTCCGGACTGGAGGTCGTGCCGTTGGCCCGGACCGGAGCGGTCCTCGCCCCCGGCCGAACGGTAGGCGCCGACCCGGGCCCGGCCCGGTCCCCCGCCCTGATCATCTACACGTCGGGGACCACCGGCCCTCCCAAGGGGGCGATGCTCTCCGCTCGGGCTCTGGCCGCCGACCTCGACGCCCTGGCCGAGGCGTGGGCCTGGACCGCCGATGACCACCTGGTCCACGGCCTGCCGCTGTACCACGTCCACGGCCTGGTCCTCGGCGTGCTGGGCGCCCTGCGGGTGGGCTGCCGGCTCACCCACACGGTGCGGCCGCTGCCCGAGGCCTATGCCGCCGCCGCGTCCGCCGGCGGCTCACTGTTCTTCGGAGTGCCGACCGTGTGGTCCCGGCTGGTCGCCAGCCCGGGCCACGCCCGGGCGCTGGCTTCGGCCCGGCTGCTGGTCTCGGGGAGCGCGGCCCTGCCCGCCGATACCTTCGGGGCGCTCCGCGACCTGACGGGCCACGAGCCCGTCGAGCGCTACGGCATGACCGAGACGCTCATCACCGTGTCGGCC is part of the Acidimicrobiales bacterium genome and harbors:
- a CDS encoding glycosyltransferase family 2 protein codes for the protein MELPDDQSRPAASIVVPVWNNVAYTHACLVRLAGATPAGTYEVVLVDNGSTDATPELLAGLSGDVRVVRNDQNLGFARACNQGAEVARGRYLVFLNNDTEPHPGWLEPLIEVLETEPDVGVVGSKLLFPNGLVQHAGVLLVRDVGRDELHGYHRLAGSVPDDALVETRADLQAVTAAALAIRSELFAEIGGFDEAYWNGNEDVDLCLKVRAAGRRVVYEPRSTLTHHESVSGPERFSRVTENVRLLNERWGERAAPDMVGHNGVYASVPGSAGGAEGRAGGRLRRDAVHVVGPVGPHGRPGRTMALAADLLAAAGVDHDVTAYHRACPPDLPPPYSLNGTGHSCGILVVCSEPDAVASFLAERGPGFVEDRYVIAFWGWPGALVPEPRALGMAHELWIANPALHAYADSASVGISLFLPPSPDGPFASGDEIRSVTGTAEKLTFTAALDLSAGPSFYDTFDDAAIAIAAFTRTFGPEDRAHLLVGVTGGRHLPWRVQPLMDIAGDHPAVSVLDLDPAGLTGSHLAAAGDCHVALTGARGLAPAPLAAMQAGVPILALIDPANPPVVTTRNSFLLDPAAAGGTAECVALTADVMRQVAADPIGRAGRGRWAADDIARRDDRGRAVRLVGDRINRAGRLLDQLAGAARG
- a CDS encoding AMP-binding protein; this encodes MELLAGLVGNAGEPVSDHPTAVRVGDTAVSHAELVERAASSAARLAPGRPVAVHAAPTMDTVVAVVAGLLAGAPVVPISADVGPAERDHILRDCGARAAVGPGAWEGSGLEVVPLARTGAVLAPGRTVGADPGPARSPALIIYTSGTTGPPKGAMLSARALAADLDALAEAWAWTADDHLVHGLPLYHVHGLVLGVLGALRVGCRLTHTVRPLPEAYAAAASAGGSLFFGVPTVWSRLVASPGHARALASARLLVSGSAALPADTFGALRDLTGHEPVERYGMTETLITVSARHDRSRRPGYVGWALLGVETRIVPPDDPERGDSGEESVGELEVRGATLFDGYVGRPPSAGFSADGWFRTGDAATVDAAGLHRIVGRLSTDLIKTGGFRVGAGEVEDALLAHPAVSEAAVVGVPDVDLGQRIVAFVVCDGAGDRELQEWVAGRLSVHKRPREVRMVDALPRNALGKVQKARLLEG